The following DNA comes from Brassica oleracea var. oleracea cultivar TO1000 chromosome C5, BOL, whole genome shotgun sequence.
TATGAGATTCCTGACTCAGAAAAAGATACGAGAGTTACTTAGGACTCACGTAATCTTTTAAAACCTGACACTTCCTTCTTTTGGGCTTTGATCTAACACCACCATTTTATTTTGTGTTACAAAACATTAGCCTACCAACTGCAGTCCCGCTCAATCTAAATCCATTTAGATTAGACGTTATACGTACTATTTTGGTAATATTTAAGATTTTACGGTATAAATAAAAAATAAAAATACGTATATTGTATTTCTCCGACGAACTTTTTCGGTGGACTCGAACCACTACATGGGTATTGAGATGAAAAAGAAAATGTTGAGTATTAAAATAAAAGGAAGAAGTTTATAACCACTAAGGTCTGTAAAGGTGAATGCTAACAAGAGTTGCCAGTATGAACAATACTCGCGGAGCTACAGTAAAAAACAATTATATATTTTATTGAATCTTCCCTAGTAATCCAAGTGTGTTTGGTTTCTTGAGTAAGATTGTTCTGGTTATTCTCTTCTTCCATATAATGTTTTGTAATAACATTTTTCAAGAACCATAGAAATAATTCTCTCTCCTTCTCTCTCTTACACTTTGAAATTTCCATCTCTCTCTTACACTTTGAAATCTCAATCTCTCTCTCTCTCTCTCTCTCTCTCTCTCTCTCTCTCTCTCTCTCTCTCTCTCTCTCGTTCTTCAAGTTCTTCATTCTCCAGAAATAAACTCTCAAATAATTATCTTATTCTAACATTGTATCAGAGCTTTAAGCTCCTGAACCTCACAAAAGCTTCCACAAATCTATTCTTTTCTCAGATCATCTCCAAAATCTGTTGGATTCATCCTTTTATCTTTTGGGAGAATTCAAACATGGTGTTAGTTCCAGAATACAAAAAGACTAAGGAACAACAGAAGAAGCGCAATATGCCAAGAAAAAGTGACTTGAATCTAACCAGGAATGTAATCAAGGAGTTTGAGCATCCAGTGATTCAAGGAAAAACCATGTATTCATCTTTCAGTGATGATTCAAATGAAAGAAGAACGTTGAGAAGTATTGATAATGCAGCCAACATTGATGGTCCAACAACCATGAGTGACCTTCATTCCCTTATCAAAGCCTTTATCTCATCCTAGAAGGCTGGTACACACTCCCTTGATTCTAAACATATCGTTATAGATTCAAGAGCAAGCCATCACATGATTAGTGATAGGAATTTGATTAGTGATGTCCAGCATGCCTCAGGGAATGTTCTTATAGCAAATCGTGATAAGGTTAAGATAGAAGGGATAGGGAACCTTAGGTTGTTTGATAGAGAATCAACTGCCTTGTATATGCCTCAGTTTACATCAAACTTCTTATCTATGAGAAAGGCTACGGTTGATCTTGGTTGTCAGGTTGTCTTCAGACCAGATGAGGTTGAATTTTAAGACTTAAAGACAGGCCAGGTGATTGGAAAAGGGCACGTTCACAACGAACTATATCATCTTCAGAAGACAGGTATGTCCGGACCATCTAATTCTCATTGTTTGGCCAGTACATCCAGCGGAGTTGATAGCACATTATGGCATGCTAGGTTGGGACATCCTCATACCAGAGCCCTAAACCTGATACTTCCAGGTGCAGTCTTCAAAAATGATGATTGTGAAGCTTGCATATATTGGGGAAGCATTGTAGAACAGTTTTCCCACAGTCTAGCACCATCTATGAAAGATGTTTTGACCTTTTTCACTCTGATGTATGGACTGCTCCGTGTGTGTCCAGAGAGAACCAAAAATACTTTGTCACCTTCATTGATGAGAAGTCCAAATACACTTGGGTGACACTGATTCAGTCTAAAGACAGGGTGTTGGAAGCTTTTAAAAGTTCCCAGACCCATATCTGCAACCATTTCAATGCCAAGCTGAAAATTTTAAGGTCAGATAATGGTGGAGAATATACAAGTTAGGCATTCAATCAATATCTTGCTCAACATGGGATTACTCACCAGACAAGGTGTCCTTACACTCCTCAATAGAATGGAGTTTCTGAGAAGAAGAATAGACACTTGATAGAGGTAGCAAGATCAATGATTTTCCACACCAATGTTCCAAAAAGATTTTGGAGTGATGATGTGATGTCTGCTACTTATCTGATGAATATGACACCAACTAAAGTCCTCAACGATCTGTCTCCATTTGAGGTCCTAAACAAGACCAAGCCATCTTTGGACCACTTGCATGTGTTTGAGTGCCTTTGTTTTGTGATGATACCTCAGGAGCTGAGGAACAAGCTTGATGCTAAAAGTTCAAAGGCTATGTTCATTGGTTACTCTCCAACTCAAAAAGGGTATAAGTGTTATGATCCAGAGTCAAGAGGGGTTCTTGTCTCACGGGATGTAAAGTTTGTGGAATCAAAAGGGTACTATGATGAGAAGAATTGGAAAAACCTTCAAGATCTCTCATAAGGACCTTCAGATAGGGCAAACAACTTAAGAATTATTCTGGAGAGTCTAGGAATCAATCAGCCTTAGAGCAGTGAAGTACCAAGGACTTCTCCTTCACCACCAGCTGCTGAAAACAATGAAGAAGCAGCACCAGTTGTGGAAACTGTCCATCCTGATCCTGAGGAGGACAGTGAACCTGAATCACAGCCACAAGAAAGATATGATTCAGCAACCACACATGATCAAGATGGAGTTGAATCTGATCAGCCAAGTGAAGATCAATTTAATGGAGATCAAGGACATGAAGAGGCAGTGGTAGAAGAGCAGCAGATTCAACCATTGAGAAGGAGTACAAGAGTGAAGAAACCATCCAAGTGGGTCGACAGCAAAGTGTACTTCAACAGCAATGCAGTGGCTCACCCTATCCAAGCAACCTGTTCTTTTGTGAGTTATCCTCAAGAGCATGTAGTCTTCATCAGCAATCTGGATCAAGAGTATGTTCCAAAGACTTATGAAAAAGCCATGGAGCATAGAGAATGGAGAGAATCAGTTGGGGATGAAGTTGGTGCCATGATCAAGAATGATACTTGGTATGAAACTGAGCTTCCCAAAGAAAAGAAAGTTGTTACAAGCCGTATGCTCTTCACCATCAATTATCTTGCTAATGGAAAACTAGAAAGGAGGAAGACAAGGCTGGTTGCAAGAGGATACACTCAAGTATATGGAGAAGACTATCTGGATACCTTTGCACCAGTAGCTAAACTCCACACCATAAGGATTCTTCTCTCCTTGGCAGTGAACCTTGAATGAGATTTATGACAGATGGATGTGAAGAATGCTTTTCTTCAAGGAGAGCTGGAGGATGAGGTTTACATGAGGCCACCTCCGGGTATGGAAGATATGGTTAAGCCAAGGAATGTTCTAAGGTTGAAGAAAGCAATCTATGGATTAAAACAGTCACCAAGAGCTTGATATCACAAACTGAGTACAACTTTCAATGGAAGAGGTTTTGTAAAATCAGAAGCTGATCATACACTCTTCACGTTCACAAGCAAGCAAGAAATTGTGGTGATACTGATTTATGTTGATGATATTATTCATCACTGGCAGTGACAAGGAATGTATCATCTTGAATAAAGCTTTCCTTAAGGCATCCTTTGATATTAAAGACTTGGGGGAGTTAAAGAACTTCCTAGGGATTGAGATATGTCGATCAAAAGAAAGATTATTCTTATCGCAAAGGAAGTACACTCTTGATTTGTTGAGTGAGGCAGGTGAGCTTGGATCAAGAGTAGCAAAGACTCCTCTTGAAGACGATTATAAAGTGCTACGTGAGGGGGAGTTTGAAGACAAACACTATAGGAGAATGGTTGGGAAGCTCATTTACCTCACCATAACCAGATCATACGTGTGTTTTGTAGTCAATCAAGTCAGCCGACACATGCAAAAACCCAAGATACATCACTGGAATATGGTGGAAAGAATCTTGAGGTATCTAAGAGAAGCACCAGGTCAAAGAGTCTGGATGGCATGCAATGAACCACTGAAATCACTGGATATTGTGATGCAGATTGGGTAGGAGATAGAGTTGATAGGAGATCAACTACTGGGTATTGCACTTTTATTGGAGGCAACTTAGTCACTTGGAAGAACAAGAAGCAGAAGATAGTATCATGCTCAAGTGTTGAGGCAGAATATAGAGTAATGAGGAAGCTCACTAGTGAGCTCATTTAGATCAGAAACCTGCTAAGAGACTTGGGTATAAAGACTCCAACTCCTATTACCATGCACTGCGATAACCAGGCTGCCATTCATATAGCATCCAACAGTGTGTTCCGTGAAAAGACTAAACACATAGAAGTTGATTGCCACAAAGTGAGACAAGCAGTGGAGCAACATATCATCCTACCTTGCTACACTAGAAGTGAAGAGCAGTTGGCTGACATTTTCACAAAGGCAGCAAGTACCAAAGTCTGTAAGTTCATTCATTCAAAGCTTGGACTCATAGACCTCACATCTCACTGACTTACCTATCATGGAGACTTCTACTCTTTCTCCTTTGTGTGGTTTTGTCCCACTGGGTTTTGAACATTAATGTTTTAACTGATTCCCAAAGTCAAGCTTGAGGGGGAGTGTTGAGATGAAGAAGAAAATGTTGAATATTAAAATAAAAGAAAAAAGCTTACAACTAGCAAGGTCTGCCAAGGTGAATGCTAGTAAGACTTGCAAGTATGAACAGTATTCGCGGAGCTACAGTAAAAACAGTCATATATTTTATTGTATCTTCCCTAATAAGCCAAGTGTGTTTGGTTTCTTAGAGTAAGATTGTTCTGGTTATTCTATTCTTCCATATAATGTTTTGCAATAACTTTTTTCAAAATCCAAGAAAATAATTCTATCTCCTTCTCTCTCTTACACTTTGAAATCTCCATCTCTCTCTTTTGTTTTTCAGGTTATTCATTTTTCAGAAATAAACTCTCAAATAATTATCTTATTCTACCAATGGGTCCGTGTTTCCTCTGGAGCAAGAATGAGGTCTCGGCTTCGGTCTGTTGGTGGTCCCATTTGATGTCGCTCGCCCTGGCGAAGGTTGAAACACTGTTTCGTCTTGTTTCCTCTCCATCGTTGCTTACTCTTTTTCACCGATGGTTCAGAGCTTCTCCTCCTCTCCCTGAGAGAATACGGTCTGAAAAGGAATTAATGGTTAATAAGATTAGACCTAGTTCTGTATTTAAGGATCTTTTTTTTATATCTTCTTTTTGAGGATCTTTGATAAAGGTATTTGCTTTCTTAAACAGCTCATATGCTATCTTGTATCTCTTTGCCATTTTTCTAAAATTAATGAATCACATGCTTGAAAAATAAAAATCAAGATCTCTTCAATGGGTTTCAGAACTGGCATAAAGATATTCAACTCCTTGCGGACCTTTGCCAGAGACGACATATGATCATAACAGTTCCTATACTAACAATGGCTTAAAAGCAAATATGGTTCGAGAGGTTTACAAAATAGAGATTAAACTCGGGACATAACAAAGAGCTTTGTATGCTTTGAAATTACATTTGTAAGCTATGTCATAATATTTAGTTTTGAGATCAAGTGTTACCAGTGGTCCATCCGAAGATTCACCATCGTAAAACAGTAACTTGTCCTTCCCCAAAACTGATAGCGGTGTGAATGTCCTCCATATGTTATTCCTACGCCAATAAGGGGTTGTTTTGAGATCTATTGAATATATTTTCTTCCATGTCTTGTCTTCTGAATCAAACGACCATATCACTTGCTCTGGCCAAATCCTCTCAGACACGCACAAACGATCATGAATACTGCATATGATACTCTCTATAAGCAGCAGCAAGCTGTGGAGAAAGGGAGGTCGAGGAATGACTTGAAAAGTTTCAGTGTGAAGATCCAAAGCCAAAATATTGGTTTCATCACCCTTAGTGAACCAATGAAGTGACCCATCACAATGCACAGGATCTTGGCTGTGATAAATCAGATAGGGGGAAGCAGGGACAATATACCTCCAAGCGTTTGTGGTAAAATCAAAAACTTCACAAGTAGTAATGCTTTTGTTTTTCAGACCTACTTCAGCAGAATTGTATAACCAAACTGGTTTGTATGTCCCATTGATCTTGTCTTTACCAAATCCAGGAGAACGTGATACCAATTGTCTGATTCTATCAAAAGCCTCAAGTTGATAGTTGCATGGAGGGATAGTTCGATGCCAACGAGTGGTGGGATTGACCACAATGCTTGGATCATAACGATAGTAGAGGCATATCAGACCGTCACAGCTAGAGTTGCAAACCTGGTAAAACTTGTTTTCCCAACTAGTAGGGATCTTGACAGAAACTGTTGACCCCACCACCAACGTTCTCAGAGCTTCAATGTTAGGATTACTACCAGAACCATCGTATAAGGACACCAAAACAACATCTGTTTTTCCTGATTGCTTGCGATGGAGCATCTGTCTTGTTTGGAAAGAACGGCACTGGATGATACTAGATTTCCATTGCTTCGATACTGCCGTGAACTTGAGGAGGGTTTTCGCATCAAGTCTCTCTAAAATATACTCTACCACGTCATGTGGTAGCAGTTCCATATTTTCTCTCTCTGAAAGATGAAAGAGAGAAGACACGATAGTGTTCAAAAAGGAATTCGAGAAAAGATAGTAAGGGAATCGCAGTTTATTTGTTAATTTATGAATATGAAATCTAATTTTTTTAACAAGATAAGCACGGATTTCAACAATAAACTAATCCAAAAGGAAAAGATAAAATATATTGTTATGTTGTGAATCTAATTATTACTAGATTCTTGACCAAAACAATACGAGGGTTTCTAAAAGCTCAAGTAACCTTGTAAACCCTACCATTTCTTTCTTTGGGCTTTTGGTTGAACCACCATCATTTTTTTTTGTATTACAAAAGTAGCCCATCAACTGCGATTTGGTTACTGCTTAGATCAATCTATTTAAATTGGATTGAATTTTATAATATTTTTGGTAATATTTTTGTTTTACTGGTAAAATAAAGATAATCATATGTATCATATAAGCAAATGCCATAATAACATACAAACCAATAGCTCTAAATAGTGAACAAAATAATGAATGATAATAGTGAATTCCTCTTCATTTTTTTATTTACGTTATTTTACAAGAAATATATTTAGACATAGTTCTTAGTCACTTCTTAATGTATAAAGAATTATATAACAATTTAAATTTTAATTAAATTTGGGAAAATAATAAAGAACAAATATCCGTCTTTATTTCTATTATTTTGTTTCTTTTTTTTCATTTTCATTCAAATTAGTTTAAACATAGCCGTCTAATTGAATATGTAAGTGGAGCTATCGAACATAGTCACAAATTAAAAAAAAATAAAAAAGTATTTTAGAATAGATATAAATTAAGCATAAATCTTTAAACATTTAATTATATTTTAAATTTATAGTCTATAGTTTCAAAACAGAATTTTTAACATATATTAGTTGGAGCTATCAACTTTTAAAATTATATCATTACTTTTTATATATTATCATTATTATTAGTCTGAAAAGGGCTTACAAATAGTTTGAGACAGCACTGAGTTTAATGGTTACTATTAGAATCAAAATCTATAATTAGCAAGGAAGAACGGGTTTGGTTCTTTCTAAACCATCCAAAAATGTGTTACACACATGGTTAATATTTGATCAGCATTTTGGGGATTTCACATAAGACTAACATTTCGAACCATTTATTAATTTCTCTCATGGTGGAACTCAGTGGCGGACCCAAGATAAATTTTTAAGGGTGTCACTAATTGGACTTGGTCCAAATGAAAACTAAAATAAAAGAAAAAAATAGCAAACGCGGGAATTGGACCGGGTGTCACAATTAAAGGGGGTCAGGAGGAGAGCAAACACACCAATTGAGTTATGTAGTTTTCAATTAAAGGTTACAAACTTTCTACAATATAACGTTAACATGTGTCAGGTGACACCCCTTTAACCAACGTGGGTCTGCCTCTGGTGGAACCGATCGAATCGTTATAGAGCATTACGGAAAACTGGAAGTTCTAGTTTGGTAGTTAACTCAAAGAAGAAAATAATTTATCTTGGGAGTTCAAACTTACTAATATTATTTAACGTAGAAATTTAATGTGTGTTTGGAACGTGTCATGCATAATTTACGATGGCATTTAGAACTACGCCGTGGGTTAGCTAATATATAATTGAATTTTGTTATGAGTTTAATGGTAACATGTATGTGTATGTGTACGTGGATGAACCAAATTAAGTTTTGCGTGCGATTAAAGGTACACGCAACAAAAACAAAAGCATGGAAGATAGGAAAGAAGAATGTTGCAAACAAGAATAACAAACGTGAAAGGGAATAAAAGATCGATGTATAATTGTGATGGAAGGCACATTCTTTTTTTTTTCCTTTTGTATGCACCAATCATTAGATATAATCTTATAGATTTATATTTTTAAAACGGGAGTGCGAAAAAAAAAGGAGAACATGTACAGCGATTTTAAGCAATGTGCATAGCAACTTCCCAGTATCCTTATTCCTAAACCCTCTACCTAATACAAACATTGCAACTAAGGAAGCCCCTTGATCCAGTGGTTTAACCAATAGTTCATTAATGTTTCTACAGCAGGAGGTCTGAGTTTCAATTTCTCCGGTCTGAGTTTCAATTTCCGGAGAAGGCGGAATTATGTGAATTAATGGAGAAACGACATACAAGAGATCTGCAGCATGAGACAAGGAGTACCGTCAAGCATGGATCCGATAGGACGGCTCAGGTGATACAGTTATACGTGAATCCTCATAAGACAGGTAGAATTACTGGCTGCATCACCCGAGCAGTCTTTTCAATATTCTGCATAATTCGCTTTTTCTAAAAATTGAAACTCAAACCTTCTGGTGTAGAACCATTAATTAATCATTGGTTAAACTACTGGAATTACTAAACTTCCACAACTCTATACATACTTATCCCACTTTCTATCATTTTCTTTTTATATTAGTTTTTAAAATATTAGATGTATATATAATTATATATTACATAAAACAAGCATTAGTAAACACAATATCAGAGTCTATAAAAGATTCTACAAATGAAAGTCGGTTATAGACGACAGAAAAAACAATAAAATATCTCAAAAACCAAATGATACAAACTAATACCCAAGGGCGGATTTGTTATGTTCTACAAACTCACCGATTGAATGAACCAATTTTCGAAGTCGGCAACACGAGATGAATGAAGAGCAATCGCCTTCAGCGTAACATTCATGATTCATAAAGTCCTACATTGTAATATATATGACGAACTTGTAAGAAGCTTATATTATTTATATTGCTAAGGGACATAACAAAACTATCATAGTAATTTAAGTACCATTTAGAATGAATATAACTAGTTTAAGTTTTAAAATTAGTGATGAATTTGTGTTGTCGAACATACACATATTGGTGACAAAACGTGATCTGCAACACGTTTTATATAACTAATAAAACCGGCCGAGTATTTATGAAGGTGTCGATCTAAACAATTATATTAATTATACTATGTTATGTTTAATTATGATGTTAGCATTCAACGTATGCTACACTAAAACGCATAAACCATACACCGTCTGTTTTTTATATATTTGACGTTATATGATTTTCACACATATTAAGGTACCTAATACAATATCTTTTAGACCATCATTAATCTAAATCTCTTATCTGGGTTTCTTAGCATCGATTAAAAGCAGTTTTTAGTTTTTTTTAGATTTTAACTAAGAAAAGTTAATAACTGTCTCTTAAATAAGAAATATAATAGCTTTCTCTTAGCTGAAAAATGTAAAAAACAAAAAAAACAAAAAAAAGTGTCAAATCATAAGTTAAAAACTCCAGCTATGAGACCATGGTTAATCATGCCCTTATACCATTCTCCATTAATTAATTATCACCTCTCGTAAGACACTCACACTAGAATTATTCCACTTTGAAATAATAATCGAAGGGCAAATAAAATCTTTTTCTTTTCTCACTAAATTTTATTAAATGGGACAAAGCCCAACAGAGG
Coding sequences within:
- the LOC106293164 gene encoding F-box protein At5g10340-like, with translation MELLPHDVVEYILERLDAKTLLKFTAVSKQWKSSIIQCRSFQTRQMLHRKQSGKTDVVLVSLYDGSGSNPNIEALRTLVVGSTVSVKIPTSWENKFYQVCNSSCDGLICLYYRYDPSIVVNPTTRWHRTIPPCNYQLEAFDRIRQLVSRSPGFGKDKINGTYKPVWLYNSAEVGLKNKSITTCEVFDFTTNAWSIHDRLCVSERIWPEQVIWSFDSEDKTWKKIYSIDLKTTPYWRRNNIWRTFTPLSVLGKDKLLFYDGESSDGPLVTLDLKTKYYDIAYKCNFKAYKALCYVPSLISIL